Proteins found in one Polyangiaceae bacterium genomic segment:
- a CDS encoding type II toxin-antitoxin system Phd/YefM family antitoxin, translating to MKKRRGKATQMTSREFNQQTARAKRAAAEGPVVVTDRGRPSYVLMSYDAYRKLAEQSGSLIDVLGRPHGVADVTFSPPRSRERSKPATLD from the coding sequence ATGAAGAAACGGCGCGGCAAGGCGACGCAGATGACCAGTCGCGAGTTCAACCAACAGACCGCCCGGGCGAAACGTGCTGCGGCCGAGGGACCCGTCGTAGTCACTGATCGCGGTCGGCCTTCCTACGTGTTGATGAGCTACGACGCGTACCGCAAGCTTGCGGAGCAGTCGGGAAGCCTGATCGATGTCCTCGGCCGGCCGCATGGCGTTGCGGACGTGACGTTCAGTCCGCCACGTTCGAGAGAGCGCTCGAAACCGGCGACGCTGGACTGA
- a CDS encoding type II toxin-antitoxin system VapC family toxin gives MFLLDTNVVSELRKVAAGKADAGVSSWARATDANAMFISVITVHELEHGVRLAERRDRRKGALLRQWLDGSVLPGFAGRILAVDVEAARAAVGLHVPDPAPFRDALIGASALVHGMTVVTRNVVDFERFPGIRVLNPWKK, from the coding sequence ATGTTCCTCCTCGACACGAACGTGGTGTCCGAGCTGCGGAAGGTCGCCGCGGGCAAGGCGGACGCGGGAGTCTCGAGTTGGGCTCGCGCAACCGACGCCAACGCCATGTTCATCTCGGTCATCACGGTGCATGAGCTCGAGCACGGGGTTCGCCTTGCGGAGCGTCGCGATCGCCGGAAGGGCGCACTTCTGCGTCAGTGGTTGGACGGTAGCGTGCTTCCTGGATTTGCTGGCCGCATCCTGGCTGTAGACGTGGAAGCTGCTCGCGCTGCCGTCGGGTTGCACGTGCCGGATCCCGCGCCTTTTCGCGATGCGCTCATTGGGGCCAGCGCGCTCGTGCACGGCATGACGGTAGTGACTCGGAACGTCGTCGACTTCGAGC